The Musa acuminata AAA Group cultivar baxijiao chromosome BXJ2-2, Cavendish_Baxijiao_AAA, whole genome shotgun sequence genome has a segment encoding these proteins:
- the LOC135605813 gene encoding nuclear transcription factor Y subunit A-7-like isoform X1, with translation MNHLEDPSQGPLLGFGIPEKGGNNTAKFTIFPDSKELGGEQKTQQHFGHFSLQSLLPENSGFKGVGQSVVCPSQSYVDQFYGLYATYGAQAMHGRMLLPMDTTAEGPIYVNEKQFNAIIRRRKARAKAEKENNLIKVRKPYMHVSRHLHAARRARDCGGRFFNTKKEVSAQAGNSGHKVNDLVPRLPAASPSSEVLQSDSLNLNSARGGSSGSGSEVTSVCTHNDVDHFGAIQHLHPSVLHSLSSVMNGGQSTSVIHSKWGSAADGCCDLLNV, from the exons ATGAATCATTTAGAAGACCCAAGTCAGGGGCCACTACTGGGGTTTGGAATCCCAGAGAAAGGGGGCAATAATACTGCTAAGTTCACAATATTCCCAG ACTCCAAGGAGTTGGGAGGAGAGCAGAAGACCCAGCAACATTTTGGGCACTTCTCTCTACAGTCATTATTACCTGAAAATTCAGGTTTCAAAGGAGTTGGTCAGTCTGTG GTTTGTCCAAGTCAGTCTTATGTTGACCAGTTCTATGGCTTATATGCAACTTATGGAGCTCAAGCAATG CATGGACGAATGCTTTTACCAATGGATACAACAGCTGAAGGACCAATCTATGTGAATGAAAAACAGTTCAATGCAATTATTCGCCGTCGCAAAGCTCGAGCTAAGGCTGAGAAAGAGAACAACTTGATTAAAGTTAGGAAG CCATATATGCACGTGTCGCGTCACCTTCATGCAGCGCGCCGAGCTAGGGACTGTGGTGGTCGTTTTTTTAACACAAAAAAAGAAGTAAGTGCACAGGCTGGGAACAGTGGTCACAAGGTGAATGATTTGGTGCCTCGTCTCCCTGCTGCATCTCCAAGCTCTGAAGTCCTGCAATCTGACAGCTTAAATCTCAACTCAGCAAGGGGTGGGTCAAGTGGATCAGGATCAGAGGTGACCAGTGTGTGCACTCACAACGATGTCGATCACTTTGGTGCCATTCAGCATCTACATCCATCTGTTTTGCATTCTCTGTCAAGTGTGATGAATGGGGGACAAAGTACCAGTGTTATCCACAGCAAGTGGGGTTCAGCAGCCGATGGCTGCTGTGATCTCCTCAATGTCTGA
- the LOC135605813 gene encoding nuclear transcription factor Y subunit A-4-like isoform X2, with product MNHLEDPSQGPLLGFGIPEKGGNNTAKFTIFPDSKELGGEQKTQQHFGHFSLQSLLPENSGFKGVGQSVHGRMLLPMDTTAEGPIYVNEKQFNAIIRRRKARAKAEKENNLIKVRKPYMHVSRHLHAARRARDCGGRFFNTKKEVSAQAGNSGHKVNDLVPRLPAASPSSEVLQSDSLNLNSARGGSSGSGSEVTSVCTHNDVDHFGAIQHLHPSVLHSLSSVMNGGQSTSVIHSKWGSAADGCCDLLNV from the exons ATGAATCATTTAGAAGACCCAAGTCAGGGGCCACTACTGGGGTTTGGAATCCCAGAGAAAGGGGGCAATAATACTGCTAAGTTCACAATATTCCCAG ACTCCAAGGAGTTGGGAGGAGAGCAGAAGACCCAGCAACATTTTGGGCACTTCTCTCTACAGTCATTATTACCTGAAAATTCAGGTTTCAAAGGAGTTGGTCAGTCTGTG CATGGACGAATGCTTTTACCAATGGATACAACAGCTGAAGGACCAATCTATGTGAATGAAAAACAGTTCAATGCAATTATTCGCCGTCGCAAAGCTCGAGCTAAGGCTGAGAAAGAGAACAACTTGATTAAAGTTAGGAAG CCATATATGCACGTGTCGCGTCACCTTCATGCAGCGCGCCGAGCTAGGGACTGTGGTGGTCGTTTTTTTAACACAAAAAAAGAAGTAAGTGCACAGGCTGGGAACAGTGGTCACAAGGTGAATGATTTGGTGCCTCGTCTCCCTGCTGCATCTCCAAGCTCTGAAGTCCTGCAATCTGACAGCTTAAATCTCAACTCAGCAAGGGGTGGGTCAAGTGGATCAGGATCAGAGGTGACCAGTGTGTGCACTCACAACGATGTCGATCACTTTGGTGCCATTCAGCATCTACATCCATCTGTTTTGCATTCTCTGTCAAGTGTGATGAATGGGGGACAAAGTACCAGTGTTATCCACAGCAAGTGGGGTTCAGCAGCCGATGGCTGCTGTGATCTCCTCAATGTCTGA
- the LOC135605815 gene encoding serine/threonine-protein phosphatase BSL2 homolog → MEVDSTMSTESGHDPAAGNHTGNPNEPSSSPSAPGAVPPAEAQPVAAGPRPAPGYSVVNAVIERKEDGPGCRCGHTLTAVAAVGEEGTPGYIGPRLILFGGATALEGNSAAPASPTGSAGIRLAGATADVHCYDVLSNKWTRVTPLGEPPSPRAAHVATAVGTMVVIQGGIGPAGLSAEDLHVLDLTQQRPRWHRVVVQGPGPGARYGHVMALVGQRFLLTIGGNDGKRPLADVWALDTAAKPYEWRKLEPEGEGPPPCMYATASARSDGLLLLCGGRDANGVPLSSAYGLAKHRDGRWEWAIAPGVSPSPRYQHAAVFVNARLHVSGGALGGGRMVEDSSSIAVLDTAAGVWCDTKSVVTSPRPGRYSVDAAGGDASVELTRRCRHAAAAVGDLIFIYGGLRGGVLLDDLLVAEDLAAAETTNSASHAAAVAAASNVQVGRSAGRYMFSDERSRQSSPEAVPDGAVALGTPVAPPVNGDMFADISTENALFQGSRRLSKGVEYLVEASAAEAEAISAALAAAKARQVNGEVEQLPDQAHGSEATLGGKQVCNLSKASDSSLPNNGTPTGVRLHHRAVIVAAETGGALGGMVRQLSIDQFENEGRRVSYGTPESATAARKLLDRQMSINSVPKKVIAHLLKPRGWKPPVRRQFFLDCNEIADLCDSAERIFTSEPSVLQIKAPVKIFGDLHGQFGDLMRLFDEYGAPSTAGDIAYIDYLFLGDYVDRGQHSLETIALLLALKVEHPHNVHLIRGNHEAADINALFGFRTECIERMGERDGIWTWHRINRLFNWLPLAALIEKKIICMHGGIGRSINHVEQIENLQRPITMETGSVVLMDLLWSDPTENDSVEGLRPNARGPGLVTFGPDRVMEFCNNNDLQLIVRAHECVMDGFERFAQGHLITLFSATNYCGTANNAGAILVLGRDLVVVPKLIHPLPPAVSSPEASPEHHIEDTWMQELNANRPPTPTRGRPQVASDRGSLAWI, encoded by the exons ATGGAGGTTGATTCGACGATGTCGACGGAGTCCGGCCACGATCCGGCTGCTGGGAACCACACCGGGAACCCGAATGAGCCCTCCTCGTCGCCGTCCGCTCCCGGGGCTGTGCCTCCGGCGGAGGCGCAGCCGGTCGCGGCCGGGCCGAGGCCTGCGCCGGGGTACTCGGTGGTGAATGCGGTCATAGAGAGGAAGGAGGATGGCCCGGGTTGCAGGTGTGGCCACACTCTTACGGCCGTGGCGGCCGTCGGTGAAGAGGGAACGCCTGGGTACATCGGGCCGCGGCTTATACTCTTTGGAGGAGCGACAGCGCTCGAGGGCAACTCAGCTGCTCCAGCATCACCGACCGGAAGTGCTGGCATCC GTCTTGCAGGTGCAACAGCTGATGTTCATTGCTATGATGTGCTCTCTAATAAATGGACAAG GGTGACACCTCTTGGAGAACCCCCATCACCCAGGGCTGCACATGTCGCAACTGCTGTGGGTACTATGGTGGTAATTCAG GGTGGAATTGGCCCTGCTGGTTTGTCTGCCGAGGATCTTCATGTTCTGGACTTGACACAACAGCGGCCACGGTGGCATAG GGTTGTTGTCCAAGGACCTGGTCCAGGAGCACGTTATGGGCATGTGATGGCTTTAGTTGGGCAGAGATTCCTACTGACAATTGGTGGAAATGATG GAAAGCGACCTTTAGCTGATGTTTGGGCCCTAGATACTGCTGCCAAACCATATGAATGGAGGAAGTTGGAACCGGAAGGCGAAGGTCCACCTCCGTGCAT GTATGCAACTGCAAGTGCACGCTCTGATGGTCTTCTTTTGCTTTGTGGTGGGAGGGATGCAAATGGTGTG CCTTTATCAAGTGCATATGGTCTTGCAAAACACAGGGATGGTCGTTGGGAGTGGGCTATTGCTCCTGGGGTCTCTCCATCTCCGAGATACCAGCATGCTGCT GTATTTGTCAATGCAAGACTTCATGTCTCTGGAGGGGCTCTTGGTGGTGGACGCATGGTTGAAGATTCTTCAAGCATAGCAG TGCTGGATACTGCTGCTGGAGTTTGGTGTGATACAAAGTCTGTTGTTACAAGTCCCCGGCCAGGGAGGTACAGTGTTGATGCAGCCGGTGGAGATGCTTCTGTTGAGCTAACAAGGCGTTGTAGGCACGCAGCTGCTGCAGTTGGTGATCTAATTTTCATATATGGAGGACTACGTGGTG GTGTTCTGCTTGATGACCTACTTGTTGCCGAAGACCTGGCTGCTGCTGAAACAACAAACTCGGCTTCCCATGCCGCTGCAGTAGCTGCTGCTTCAAATGTACAAGTAGGAAGATCAGCTGGAAGATACATGTTTTCTGATGAAAGATCAAGGCAAAGTAGTCCTGAAGCAGTTCCTGATGGTGCAGTTGCCTTGGGAACTCCAGTGGCTCCTCCTGTCAATGGAGATATGTTTGCTGACATAAGTACTGAAAATGCTCTGTTCCAGGGATCAAG GAGACTGAGCAAAGGTGTTGAATACTTGGTTGAAGCCTCAGCAGCAGAGGCTGAGGCAATTAGTGCTGCTTTAGCTGCAGCCAAAGCTCGGCAAGTTAATGGTGAGGTTGAGCAATTGCCTGATCAAGCTCATGGTTCAGAGGCTACTCTAGGTGGAAAGCAAGTGTGTAACCTGAGTAAAGCATCAGATTCTTCGCTACCTAATAATGGCACACCCACTGGGGTCCGACTACATCACAGAGCG GTCATCGTTGCTGCCGAGACAGGGGGTGCATTGGGTGGTATGGTTAGGCAGCTCTCAATTGATCAGTTTGAAAATGAAGGCAGAAGGGTCAGCTATGGCACTCCTGAGAGTGCAACTGCAGCTAGGAAATTATTAGATCGGCAAATGTCAATCAACAGTGTGCCAAAAAAG GTTATTGCTCATCTATTGAAACCCCGTGGTTGGAAGCCCCCTGTCCGCAGGCAGTTCTTCTTAGACTGCAATGAAATTGCTGATCTCTGTGATAGTGCCGAAAGAATATTTACTAGTGAGCCAAGTGTTTTGCAAATTAAGGCTCCTGTCAAAATCTTTGGTGATTTACATGGTCAGTTTGGAGATCTCATGCGTTTGTTTGATGAGTATGGTGCCCCTTCAACAGCAGGCGACATAGC TTATATCGATTATCTCTTCTTGGGTGATTACGTTGATCGGGGCCAGCATAGTCTGGAAACTATTGCCCTTCTCCTTGCATTGAAG GTTGAGCATCCTCACAATGTACATTTAATTCGTGGAAACCATGAGGCAGCAGATATTAATGCTTTATTTGGGTTCCGGACTGAGTGCATTGAGCGAATG GGTGAGCGTGATGGAATCTGGACTTGGCACCGCATTAATCGACTATTTAATTGGCTACCATTAGCAGCTTTAATTGAGAAGAAAATTATCTGCATGCATGGCGGAATTGGTCGGTCAATAAATCATGTAGAACAGATTGAAAACCTTCAACGACCCATCACCATGGAAACAGGCTCAGTAGTTCTTATGGATTTACTATG GTCTGATCCAACGGAGAACGATAGTGTTGAGGGCTTAAGGCCAAATGCCAGGGGTCCAGGCCTGGTTACCTTTGGG CCTGACCGAGTTATGGAGTTCTGCAATAATAATGACCTCCAGTTGATAGTTCGAGCACATGAGTGCGTCATGGATGGTTTTGAGCGTTTTGCTCAGGGTCATTTGATTACTCTTTTCTCTGCAACTAATTATTGCG GCACTGCAAACAATGCAGGCGCAATCTTGGTTTTGGGCAGAGATCTTGTAGTTGTTCCAAAGCTGATTCATCCTTTACCACCTGCCGTAAGTTCACCTGAAGCATCACCAGAGCATCACATTGAAGATACATGGATGCAG GAGCTCAATGCCAATCGACCACCGACACCTACCAGGGGCCGTCCTCAAGTGGCAAGTGATCGGGGTTCTCTTGCCTGGATTTAG